In Nonomuraea sp. NBC_00507, the following are encoded in one genomic region:
- a CDS encoding sensor histidine kinase, translated as MAVSGMSLLCVGRLAARHPRAVDLGLAAFIAVGYLLSIGAGADRGPIPARGLNGLDVVAAVVTFVLIAVRRRLPLTVLGLAVAATVTSMVLGEPRAAGIPATAIAAYTVATLNSRRVAWAAGGSAAVLLYGAGLVWPHPALAGTTWWERGNVAVLALVGMAVAVGDAIRTRRAYLMEVEERARRAEESREEEARRRVIEERLRIARELHDVVAHNLALISVQAGVAGHLMQSRPDQAAAALEHVRQAANTAVAELGTVLSVLRQDGDPDRTTEPVPGLTALPTLLDTVGAAGLRVRCRQAGQVRVLPAAADLAAYRIIQESLTNAHKHGTGDTTDLHLTYTDDGLAIEIANPSGPGTGPGTGHGLIGMRERAAAVGGTLRAGPQASNTFAVRAFLPAPRGEQP; from the coding sequence ATGGCGGTCTCGGGAATGTCGCTGTTGTGCGTCGGACGTCTGGCGGCCCGGCATCCGCGGGCCGTCGACCTGGGCCTTGCCGCGTTCATCGCGGTGGGCTATCTGCTCTCGATCGGCGCGGGTGCCGATCGAGGCCCGATTCCGGCCCGTGGCCTGAACGGTCTGGACGTCGTGGCGGCGGTCGTCACCTTCGTGTTGATCGCGGTGCGGCGGCGGTTGCCGCTGACGGTGCTCGGCCTCGCGGTGGCGGCGACGGTGACGAGCATGGTGCTCGGTGAGCCGCGGGCGGCGGGGATCCCCGCGACGGCGATCGCGGCGTACACGGTGGCCACGCTGAACAGCCGGCGGGTCGCCTGGGCGGCCGGAGGCTCGGCGGCGGTGCTGCTGTACGGGGCCGGGCTGGTGTGGCCGCATCCGGCACTGGCCGGAACCACCTGGTGGGAGCGGGGCAACGTCGCCGTTCTGGCCTTGGTCGGGATGGCCGTGGCGGTGGGCGACGCCATCCGCACCCGGCGGGCGTACCTGATGGAGGTGGAGGAGCGGGCACGCCGGGCCGAGGAGTCCCGCGAGGAGGAAGCGCGCCGGCGGGTGATCGAGGAGCGGCTGCGCATCGCGCGGGAGTTGCACGACGTCGTGGCGCACAACCTGGCGCTGATCAGCGTGCAGGCGGGGGTGGCCGGCCACTTGATGCAGAGCCGGCCGGATCAGGCCGCCGCGGCGTTGGAGCATGTCCGGCAGGCCGCCAACACCGCGGTCGCGGAGCTCGGCACCGTCCTCAGTGTGCTGCGCCAGGACGGCGACCCGGACAGGACCACCGAGCCGGTGCCCGGTCTGACCGCCTTGCCCACGCTGCTGGACACTGTGGGTGCCGCCGGGCTGCGGGTGCGCTGCCGGCAGGCTGGACAGGTTAGGGTCCTGCCCGCGGCGGCAGACCTGGCCGCGTACCGGATCATTCAGGAGTCGCTCACCAATGCCCACAAACACGGCACCGGCGACACTACTGACCTGCACCTCACCTACACCGACGACGGCCTCGCCATCGAGATCGCCAACCCATCGGGTCCCGGCACCGGACCAGGCACCGGACACGGGTTGATCGGCATGCGCGAACGCGCCGCCGCGGTCGGCGGAACCCTGCGCGCCGGCCCGCAAGCGAGCAATACCTTCGCCGTGCGCGCCTTCCTACCCGCACCAAGGGGAGAACAGCCATGA
- a CDS encoding ABC transporter ATP-binding protein has protein sequence MIQVHELTKRYGAKTVVDGLSFTVKPGIVTGFLGPNGAGKSTTMRMILGLDRPTSGTATINGRPYAKHVAPLRQAGALLDAKAVHTGRSAYHHLLAMAATTGVPRSRVEEVIEIVGLREVARKRAGAFSLGMGQRLGIASALLADPNVLILDEPVNGLDPDGVLWIRNLMRDFAAQGRTVFVSSHLMSEMALTAEHLIVIGRGRLIADTSVSAFIEQAALDSVRVRSPRAAELYHLIAGAGITVTSIEPGLFEVAGLTAEQIGDRAAAAGITLHELSPQRPSLEQAFMELTRDAVEYQATELTAAGATR, from the coding sequence ATGATCCAGGTTCACGAACTCACCAAACGCTACGGAGCGAAGACCGTCGTCGACGGGCTGTCGTTCACCGTCAAACCAGGCATCGTCACCGGATTCCTCGGCCCGAACGGAGCGGGCAAGTCCACCACGATGCGCATGATCCTGGGACTCGACCGGCCGACCTCCGGCACCGCGACGATCAACGGCCGCCCCTACGCCAAGCACGTCGCGCCGCTGCGGCAGGCGGGCGCCCTGCTGGACGCCAAAGCGGTGCACACCGGGCGATCGGCGTACCACCACCTGCTGGCGATGGCCGCCACCACCGGCGTCCCGCGCTCCCGCGTGGAGGAGGTGATCGAGATCGTCGGCCTGCGCGAGGTGGCCCGCAAGCGCGCCGGGGCGTTCTCCCTCGGCATGGGCCAGCGGCTCGGCATCGCCTCGGCCTTGCTCGCCGACCCCAATGTGCTCATCCTCGACGAGCCGGTCAACGGCCTCGACCCCGATGGCGTGTTGTGGATCCGCAATCTGATGCGCGACTTCGCCGCCCAGGGCCGCACCGTCTTCGTCTCCTCGCACCTGATGAGCGAGATGGCGCTGACCGCGGAGCACCTGATCGTCATCGGCCGCGGCCGGCTCATCGCCGACACGTCGGTCAGCGCGTTCATCGAGCAGGCTGCTCTCGATTCCGTACGGGTGCGCTCTCCACGCGCGGCCGAGTTGTACCACCTGATCGCCGGTGCCGGGATCACCGTCACCAGCATCGAGCCCGGCCTGTTCGAGGTCGCCGGTCTCACCGCCGAGCAGATCGGCGACCGCGCGGCCGCCGCCGGCATCACCCTGCACGAGCTCAGCCCGCAGCGTCCCTCACTCGAGCAGGCGTTCATGGAGCTCACCCGAGACGCCGTCGAATACCAGGCCACCGAACTCACCGCGGCAGGAGCGACCCGATGA
- a CDS encoding response regulator transcription factor translates to MKIRVVLADDQALIRAGFRALIESADDLEVVGEAANGHEVVDLVRTTRADVVLMDIRMPETDGLEATRRITADDSLAGVRVLILTTFEMDENVLLALRAGASGFLNKGVDPRALLDAIRTVAAGEALLSPGATRTLITRFLNEPEPPAGRRAPPALDVLTEREREVLALVAAGLSNDEIASRLYVSPLTAKTHINRAMTKLGVRDRAQLVIIAYETGLVRPGDGSPLPRM, encoded by the coding sequence ATGAAGATTCGGGTAGTGCTGGCCGACGACCAGGCCCTTATCCGGGCGGGGTTCCGCGCCTTGATCGAATCGGCGGACGATCTGGAGGTCGTCGGCGAGGCCGCGAATGGGCACGAGGTCGTGGATTTGGTCCGCACCACCCGTGCCGACGTCGTGCTGATGGACATCCGGATGCCGGAGACCGACGGCCTGGAGGCCACGCGCCGCATCACCGCCGACGACTCACTCGCCGGGGTACGCGTCCTCATCCTCACCACCTTCGAGATGGATGAAAACGTGCTGCTGGCGCTGCGCGCAGGCGCCAGCGGCTTCCTGAACAAGGGCGTCGACCCCCGTGCCCTGCTCGACGCCATCCGTACCGTCGCCGCCGGTGAGGCGCTGCTCTCGCCGGGCGCCACCCGCACCCTCATCACCCGCTTCCTCAACGAGCCCGAGCCGCCCGCCGGGCGCCGCGCGCCACCCGCGCTGGATGTGCTGACCGAGCGGGAGCGGGAAGTCCTGGCCCTCGTGGCCGCCGGGTTGTCCAACGACGAGATCGCGAGCCGGCTCTACGTGTCGCCGCTGACCGCCAAGACGCACATCAACCGGGCCATGACCAAACTCGGCGTCCGTGACCGCGCCCAGCTGGTCATCATCGCCTACGAGACCGGCCTCGTCCGCCCGGGCGACGGCAGTCCGCTACCACGCATGTAG